Proteins from one Podospora pseudoanserina strain CBS 124.78 chromosome 1, whole genome shotgun sequence genomic window:
- a CDS encoding hypothetical protein (EggNog:ENOG503Q4WG; COG:A), translated as MMQSLRRAAVRSALSASRAVSVKTTSAPFAFPIVRAAAVSRAVPVQAVRWYSQEPTSQDPLSQDVTEEAHEAEENITEQTQEERQPRRQLDKSRAIFVRNIVFEVNEQHLKEAFETYGEIEDTYVARDPRGMSRGYGFVTFKDASAVSAACAAVNGSFWHGRRVTCIPRRDEEQTPRAREQNRTPNAPTNQLFVGNIPYETTDAELNNLFAGLSNVTDIRIAVDRTTGWPRGFAHVDFTDVASAEAAKEKLAATNLGGRQLKIDFATGYGKGERTNNKSFGGRGDRGDRGDRRDRGDRNDRRSNDGF; from the exons atGAT GCAATCTCTTCGCCGCGCCGCTGTGCGATCTGCCCTCTCGGCCTCCAGAGCCGTTTCGGTCAAGACCACCTCTGCTCCCTTCGCTTTCCCCATCGTCAGAGCCGCCGCGGTTTCCAGAGCTGTCCCTGTGCAAGCTGTGCGGTGGTATTCCCAGGAGCCCACTTCGCAAGACCCATTGTCGCAGGACGTCACCGAGGAGGCACatgaggccgaggagaacaTCACAGAGCAAACCCAAGAAGAACGCCAGCCCAGGAGGCAGCTCGACA AGTCGAGAGCCATCTTTGTGCGCAACATTGTGTTTGAGGTCAACGAGCAGCATCTGAAGGAGGCCTTCGAGACATATGGCGAGATTGAGGACACCTACGTTGCCCGCGACCCCCGGGGTATGAGCAGAGGATATGGCTTTGTCACCTTCAAGGACGCCTCCGCCGTCAGCGCTGCGTGCGCCGCTGTCAACGGCTCTTTCTGGCATGGACGCCGGGTAACCTGCATTCCCCGCAGAGACGAGGAGCAGACACCCCGTGCCCGCGAACAGAACAGGACGCCTAATGCCCCCACCAATCAACTTTTCGTCGGTAACATCCCCTACGAGACCACCGACGCCgagctcaacaacctcttcgcTGGCCTCTCGAACGTCACCGACATCCGTATCGCTGTCGACCGCACCACCGGCTGGCCCCGTGGCTTTGCCCATGTCGATTTCACCGACGTTGCTTCCGCtgaggctgccaaggagaagctggccGCCACCAACCTTGGTGGCAGACAACTGAAAATCGACTTCGCTACCGGTTACGGAAAGGGTGAgcgcaccaacaacaaaagctttggtggccgtggtgacCGTGGCGACCGCGGAGACCGTAGAGACCGTGGCGACCGCAACGACCGTCGCAGCAACGACGGCTTTTAA